A genomic region of Papaver somniferum cultivar HN1 chromosome 7, ASM357369v1, whole genome shotgun sequence contains the following coding sequences:
- the LOC113295030 gene encoding uncharacterized protein LOC113295030 translates to MTVQDLILDHNWNISSEMQPYIISSLPAISDVEDKLIWCGDPKGQFTTLSATDKIRHREPVLSWPSKIWKPFLHPGISSNIWKLIQGIYMDDQKKVQQGYCVVSMCCICKQSQDSMEHLLWSCSFNKAIWQWLGNTFQFTTPTSFDDVFQFSKHKSPLVREVWLTAAFATLRELWFQKNKKFVENVQPNLNRFKSRILSLVHYGSYRMQGIRWHHDYDSQILHLFHVSG, encoded by the coding sequence ATGACAGTACAGGATTTGATTTTGGATCATAATTGGAATAtctcttctgaaatgcaaccttACATAATCTCCTCTCTTCCAGCTATTAGTGATGTAGAAGACAAGTTAATCTGGTGTGGAGATCCTAAGGGTCAATTTACAACTCTCTCAGCAACTGATAAGATAAGGCATAGAGAACCTGTTCTTTCTTGGCCTTCTAAAATCTGGAAGCCTTTTCTGCATCCTGGTATATCAAGCAATATTTGGAAGCTCATTCAAGGAATCTACATGGATGATCAAAAGAAGGTGCAACAAGGTTATTGTGTTGTCTCCATGTGTTGTATCTGCAAACAGAGCCAGGACAGTATGGAACATCTTCTTTGGTCTTGCAGTTTCAACAAAGCTATTTGGCAGTGGTTAGGTAATACCTTTCAATTCACAACTCCTACTTCTTTTGATGatgtttttcaattttcaaaacaCAAAAGCCCCCTTGTCAGAGAAGTATGGTTAACTGCTGCTTTTGCTACCTTGAGAGAACTCTGGTTCCAAAAGAATAAGAAGTTCGTTGAGAATGTACAGCCAAATTTAAATAGATTCAAGAGTAGAATCTTAAGTCTGGTTCACTATGGAAGCTATAGAATGCAGGGTATTAGATGGCATCATGATTATGACTCTCAGATTCTTCATTTATTTCACGTATCTGGCTAA